From a single Microbacterium murale genomic region:
- a CDS encoding UGSC family (seleno)protein yields the protein MTTSMREALLDPTGAAEGANDSTLSPRPVTLKGLTVGLLDNTKPNSTLLLDEIAADLKRDYGIGEIKHYVKDYFGTPVKDELFRQIVSEVDIVITAVGDCGSCSAATVADGILFERAGIPTVSITSDSFAMSGQAMADVQGFPGFQFVMVQHPVASLDVEHIRGRADQAVPDALRILGVTEIV from the coding sequence ATGACCACCTCGATGCGCGAAGCACTTCTCGACCCGACCGGCGCAGCCGAGGGCGCGAACGACAGCACGCTTTCTCCGCGCCCGGTGACGCTGAAGGGGCTCACCGTCGGGCTACTCGACAACACGAAGCCGAACTCGACATTGCTGCTCGACGAGATCGCAGCCGACCTCAAGCGCGACTACGGCATCGGCGAGATCAAGCACTACGTCAAGGACTACTTCGGCACGCCGGTCAAGGACGAACTCTTCCGGCAGATCGTCTCCGAGGTCGATATCGTCATCACCGCGGTCGGCGACTGCGGCTCATGCAGTGCGGCGACCGTGGCAGACGGCATCCTGTTCGAGCGCGCCGGCATCCCCACCGTGAGCATCACGTCCGACTCTTTCGCCATGTCAGGTCAGGCGATGGCCGATGTGCAGGGCTTCCCAGGGTTCCAGTTCGTCATGGTGCAGCACCCCGTCGCGAGCCTGGACGTGGAGCACATCCGCGGACGGGCCGACCAAGCCGTGCCGGATGCTCTGCGCATCCTCGGCGTCACCGAAATCGTCTGA
- a CDS encoding zinc-binding dehydrogenase, whose protein sequence is MHTDETTALPTTMKAAVLRTDRPELEIVRIAVPTPQAGEALVKVTACGVCHTDLHVIKGEVAFPRPAVLGHEISGTVVSFGGGTADTNGLSAGDAVVGAFIMPCTECDDCARGRDDLCANFFGQNRLRGTLYDGTSRLALPDGSFLAMYSMGGLAEYSVVPISALTRLADGLDPVSSAILGCAAFTSYGAVHRAGHVERGESVAITAVGGVGSGVLQIAKAAGANPIIAIDVSDEKLEAALRLGATHTVNSRSVDVRTEVRTLTDGRGVDVSFEALGHPATFRQAIDILADGGRMVAIGIAAGTATAEIEITPLVRRGYTVTGSFGARTRVDLPAVVQLAVDGHFDAEGVVTRHYTLDDADAAYRALALGEITGRAVVVMD, encoded by the coding sequence GTGCACACGGACGAGACGACTGCGTTGCCCACGACGATGAAGGCCGCAGTTCTAAGAACTGATCGCCCCGAACTCGAGATCGTGCGGATCGCAGTACCGACGCCACAGGCAGGCGAGGCACTTGTGAAGGTCACCGCCTGCGGCGTATGTCACACCGACCTTCACGTCATCAAGGGCGAAGTCGCCTTTCCGCGTCCAGCGGTCCTGGGCCACGAGATCAGCGGCACCGTGGTGTCGTTCGGCGGGGGCACCGCTGACACCAATGGACTGAGCGCGGGCGATGCAGTCGTGGGCGCCTTCATCATGCCCTGTACCGAATGCGATGACTGCGCGCGCGGTCGCGATGACCTCTGTGCGAACTTCTTCGGCCAGAATCGCCTGCGCGGAACCCTCTACGACGGCACCAGCCGGCTCGCCCTTCCCGACGGCTCGTTCCTGGCCATGTACTCCATGGGCGGCCTGGCTGAATACTCCGTGGTTCCCATCTCCGCACTCACCAGACTCGCCGACGGACTTGACCCGGTGTCATCCGCGATCCTCGGCTGCGCCGCATTCACGTCCTACGGCGCCGTCCACCGTGCCGGGCACGTCGAGCGGGGCGAGTCCGTTGCGATCACCGCCGTCGGCGGCGTCGGCAGCGGGGTGTTGCAGATCGCCAAGGCCGCCGGAGCCAACCCGATCATCGCTATCGACGTATCGGACGAGAAGCTCGAAGCGGCCCTCCGACTCGGCGCGACCCATACCGTGAACTCGCGCAGCGTCGACGTGAGAACAGAGGTCCGCACCCTGACCGACGGACGCGGTGTCGACGTCTCGTTCGAAGCCCTCGGGCACCCGGCAACCTTCCGTCAAGCGATCGACATCCTCGCCGACGGCGGCCGCATGGTCGCGATCGGCATCGCCGCCGGCACCGCGACCGCCGAGATCGAGATCACACCGCTGGTGCGGCGCGGCTACACGGTGACCGGATCGTTCGGTGCACGCACCCGCGTGGACCTGCCTGCGGTGGTCCAGTTGGCCGTCGATGGGCACTTCGATGCCGAGGGGGTCGTCACGCGGCACTACACACTCGATGACGCCGACGCCGCTTACCGGGCTCTCGCGCTCGGCGAGATCACGGGCCGCGCCGTCGTTGTCATGGACTGA
- a CDS encoding IclR family transcriptional regulator domain-containing protein, whose product MDEPVAARPPSSRRAGWAPHVSRMVPLDAERPPEDGWDMPDDRSRDRIQSIERGVEVLRAFNGRQGSLSIAEIAVRVDLARPVVRRIMLTFAHLGYAESAGGLWSLTPRILELGSGYFASSSLPEISYGYMLDVVERTGETCSIGVLDGMDVIHIARVEDRRPLPDSVRIGQRLPAHATAIGKVLLAQLPDAELDMILATHPLERLTPATVTDADGLRARIDLVRGRGYDISIEELHPGRVAVAVPILVGDRAVGGLGVSSTTVRETPESLRDIVLPRLLSAAIEIASAYRNANPQLFRASER is encoded by the coding sequence ATGGATGAACCTGTGGCAGCGCGTCCCCCATCGTCGCGTCGCGCGGGCTGGGCACCGCATGTCTCTAGAATGGTCCCGCTGGACGCAGAGCGTCCGCCAGAGGACGGGTGGGACATGCCGGACGACAGATCACGTGATCGGATTCAGAGCATTGAGCGCGGAGTGGAGGTCTTGCGGGCCTTCAACGGCCGGCAGGGTTCACTGAGTATCGCCGAGATCGCGGTGCGCGTCGATCTCGCACGACCGGTCGTGCGCCGCATCATGTTGACCTTCGCCCACCTCGGCTACGCAGAGTCGGCAGGCGGACTCTGGAGCCTCACCCCGCGCATTCTCGAGCTCGGTTCGGGCTACTTCGCGTCGTCGTCGTTGCCTGAGATCTCGTATGGCTACATGCTCGACGTCGTCGAGCGCACCGGGGAAACGTGCAGCATCGGCGTGCTCGACGGCATGGACGTCATCCACATCGCTCGAGTCGAAGACCGCCGGCCCCTGCCTGATTCGGTGCGCATCGGTCAACGACTCCCCGCGCACGCGACGGCGATCGGCAAGGTGCTGCTCGCCCAGCTTCCGGATGCCGAGCTCGACATGATTCTCGCCACGCACCCGCTCGAGAGACTCACCCCCGCAACAGTGACGGATGCGGACGGATTGCGTGCGCGCATAGACCTCGTACGCGGGCGCGGCTACGACATCTCGATCGAAGAACTGCATCCCGGCCGGGTTGCCGTCGCTGTGCCGATTCTCGTCGGCGATCGCGCCGTCGGCGGACTCGGCGTGTCGTCGACGACGGTGCGCGAGACCCCAGAGAGCCTGCGCGACATCGTGCTGCCGCGCCTGCTCTCGGCGGCAATCGAGATCGCGAGCGCGTACCGGAATGCCAACCCGCAACTGTTCCGGGCGAGCGAGCGGTGA
- a CDS encoding Bcr/CflA family efflux MFS transporter — MRTSDQAEEVQVRSRGQFDGAGAPRLTHGLLAVLCALMTLNPIVASMYLPALGIMADDLGTSIVGVQISLTAFFAGVAVGQLIVGALSDSLGRRRVLLLAFAVLTAASVFVALAPTLELLIASRVLQGLGAAAGVVVVRAIVADIGVGPQISRAYSLLMGTLAAGPLIASFSGTVLLQVSGWRSILVGTVIASTAFLVLAIVGVPESLPLHRRAAFSAIGMGAMYGRLLRDPVYVGFLLTMAFIFAGLTIYVNASSFVAQDVLGVDVWGFWLMFMAYGLAVFAGGWMNAPLSTRYGPRRMLLIDLAVAMAASALLVVVTIVDALNVPVYVSLIAIGCAGVAGVMANATTLALGRTPFAAGSGAALMGCIQFAFGAFAGPIGGFAGPHTALPMTVGMLACFVLSFAASRFARFHEGRAPRSLPADENPPAAPLGGGAL, encoded by the coding sequence ATGCGTACATCTGACCAGGCCGAGGAGGTGCAGGTGCGATCACGCGGACAGTTCGATGGAGCAGGAGCCCCTCGACTCACGCATGGACTACTCGCCGTGCTCTGCGCGCTGATGACCCTCAACCCGATCGTCGCGAGCATGTATCTCCCAGCGCTCGGCATCATGGCCGACGACCTTGGTACGAGCATCGTCGGCGTTCAGATCAGCCTCACCGCGTTCTTCGCCGGCGTCGCGGTCGGCCAGCTCATCGTCGGGGCTCTCTCCGACAGCCTGGGTAGACGCCGCGTCCTGCTGCTTGCTTTCGCCGTGCTCACGGCAGCAAGCGTCTTCGTTGCTCTCGCTCCGACCCTCGAGCTGTTGATCGCGAGCCGCGTGCTGCAGGGCCTCGGGGCTGCGGCTGGCGTCGTTGTGGTGCGCGCGATCGTCGCCGATATCGGTGTCGGGCCGCAGATATCGCGCGCCTACAGCCTGCTCATGGGCACACTCGCGGCAGGGCCGCTGATCGCCTCGTTCTCGGGCACCGTATTGCTGCAGGTCTCGGGCTGGCGCTCGATCCTCGTCGGCACGGTCATCGCGAGCACGGCCTTTCTGGTGCTGGCGATCGTCGGTGTTCCAGAGAGTCTTCCACTGCACCGACGTGCCGCGTTCAGCGCCATCGGCATGGGCGCCATGTACGGGCGCTTGCTGCGCGACCCCGTCTACGTCGGGTTCCTTCTGACGATGGCTTTCATCTTCGCCGGTCTCACGATCTACGTGAACGCCTCGTCGTTCGTCGCGCAGGATGTGCTCGGCGTCGATGTGTGGGGCTTCTGGCTCATGTTCATGGCATACGGGCTCGCTGTCTTCGCGGGAGGGTGGATGAATGCCCCGCTCTCGACGCGGTACGGCCCGCGACGAATGCTGCTGATCGATCTTGCGGTGGCGATGGCGGCGTCCGCGCTGCTCGTCGTCGTGACGATCGTTGACGCCCTCAACGTGCCCGTCTACGTGTCGCTGATCGCTATCGGCTGTGCGGGAGTCGCCGGCGTGATGGCGAATGCGACGACGCTCGCCCTGGGCCGCACGCCGTTCGCCGCAGGATCGGGTGCTGCGTTGATGGGGTGCATCCAGTTCGCGTTCGGTGCGTTCGCGGGCCCGATCGGAGGGTTCGCGGGACCGCATACGGCGCTGCCGATGACGGTCGGGATGCTCGCGTGCTTCGTGCTGAGCTTCGCTGCGAGCCGGTTCGCGCGGTTTCATGAAGGTCGTGCTCCGCGCAGTCTTCCGGCAGATGAAAACCCTCCTGCGGCACCCCTCGGCGGTGGGGCACTGTAG
- a CDS encoding dihydroxy-acid dehydratase, producing MPTLRSNLPPTSALAIARRAHYTALGIPKADWEKPKVAIVNTSSELAACFSHLDDVAARLKVELRDAGLLPFEIRTTAPSDFVTSAGRAGRYILPSRDLIVDDIEAAVEGAKLDAMICLSSCDKTTPAHLMAAGRLDIPTIIIPCGYQHSGLAEGREADIEEIFLHASKAAVTGESTDALEVLAEDAILGPGVCAGLATANSMHILAEALGMAMPRSAPVRALSAPMWDTVRRSAQALAALIDNDVRPRQIITEGSVRNAARAMLAIGGSMNTIKHLQAIAIESGLDVDVWEMYRSLGRETPLLCSVRPNGPRLTEEFEDAGGGATIIRELLPLLDGAQLTVSGATIAENSALAKPADGDVIRSIDDPFGTDPAISVLKGTLAPGGAVAKRPVPDPGPHVFRGPARVFGTREEAIAGISSGRLREGDVAVIRGIGVTGAPGLGLTSAFIFALHARGLAQSVALVTDGQFSGLVNQGMTVGEVSPEAASPGSPLGRVRDDDLIEIDVKRGAVDLLVDDAELAARPDYVPPADRDTGGGYLEQYEALVQPLSCGAVLCARPCPSKEIA from the coding sequence ATGCCCACGCTCCGCAGCAACCTTCCGCCGACGTCGGCGCTCGCGATCGCGCGACGCGCGCACTACACGGCGCTCGGTATTCCGAAAGCCGATTGGGAGAAGCCCAAGGTCGCGATCGTCAACACATCGTCAGAGCTCGCCGCGTGTTTCTCGCACCTCGACGACGTCGCCGCGCGGCTCAAGGTCGAGCTGCGTGACGCCGGACTGCTTCCGTTCGAGATCCGCACGACCGCGCCGAGCGACTTCGTGACGAGCGCAGGCCGTGCCGGCCGCTACATCCTGCCGAGCCGCGACCTGATAGTCGATGACATCGAAGCCGCTGTCGAAGGTGCGAAGCTCGACGCGATGATCTGTCTGTCCTCCTGCGACAAGACGACGCCCGCGCATCTCATGGCCGCGGGGCGCCTCGACATCCCCACGATCATCATCCCCTGCGGCTACCAGCATTCCGGTCTCGCCGAAGGCCGTGAGGCCGACATCGAAGAGATCTTCCTGCACGCTTCGAAGGCTGCAGTCACGGGAGAGTCGACCGATGCGCTCGAGGTGCTCGCCGAAGACGCGATCCTCGGCCCCGGCGTGTGCGCGGGTCTCGCAACCGCCAACTCGATGCACATCCTTGCTGAGGCGCTCGGCATGGCGATGCCCCGCTCTGCTCCCGTGCGAGCCTTGAGCGCTCCGATGTGGGACACGGTGCGGCGCTCCGCTCAGGCGCTCGCCGCGCTGATCGACAACGATGTGCGCCCGCGGCAGATCATCACCGAGGGCTCGGTGCGCAACGCCGCCCGCGCGATGCTCGCGATCGGCGGCTCAATGAACACCATCAAGCATCTGCAGGCGATCGCCATCGAATCCGGCCTCGACGTCGACGTATGGGAGATGTACCGGTCGCTCGGCCGTGAGACCCCGCTGCTGTGTTCGGTGCGACCCAATGGCCCCCGACTCACGGAGGAGTTCGAGGACGCCGGAGGCGGCGCCACGATCATCCGCGAGCTGCTACCGCTGCTCGACGGCGCTCAGCTCACCGTTTCGGGGGCGACCATCGCCGAGAACTCCGCGCTCGCCAAGCCTGCCGACGGCGATGTCATCCGGTCGATCGACGATCCGTTCGGCACTGATCCGGCGATCAGCGTGCTCAAAGGCACGCTGGCGCCAGGAGGCGCCGTCGCCAAGCGACCGGTTCCCGATCCGGGGCCGCATGTCTTCCGGGGCCCGGCTCGCGTCTTCGGCACCCGTGAAGAGGCGATCGCAGGCATCTCCAGCGGACGCCTACGCGAAGGCGATGTCGCGGTCATCCGCGGCATCGGCGTGACCGGCGCACCCGGTCTCGGGCTGACGTCGGCGTTCATCTTCGCGCTCCACGCGCGCGGGCTCGCTCAGAGCGTCGCGCTCGTGACTGACGGTCAGTTCTCCGGCCTCGTGAACCAAGGCATGACAGTCGGCGAGGTCTCTCCTGAAGCAGCGAGTCCCGGTTCACCGCTCGGTCGTGTGCGCGATGACGACCTGATCGAGATCGACGTCAAGCGAGGAGCTGTCGATCTGCTGGTCGACGATGCCGAACTCGCGGCCCGCCCTGATTACGTCCCGCCCGCAGATCGTGACACGGGTGGCGGGTATCTCGAACAGTACGAGGCGCTCGTGCAGCCCCTGTCCTGCGGCGCCGTCCTCTGCGCCCGACCGTGTCCTTCGAAGGAGATCGCATGA
- a CDS encoding FAD-dependent oxidoreductase → MTSNDTAGPNRATEQPRTLREPARDIPIIGEYDVVVIGGGPAGLMAATAASRAGRSTLLIEKYGFLGGAGTMGGLATFCGMHARAYGTDFQSVHGYADELLDRMRVMDGLNDVHLSVDDRIQALSYDISALKIAADELVVAGGTELLFHTSVVDVSMRDDSTIDAVIIESKSGRGAVRGRFFIDGSGDADIAAWSGAPFEVSEHLMYPSLMFRINGVHPAEAGEAWKTVRRLMEEAEATGTHSFPRKKPIVRPQRNPLEWRSNLTQLSNEDGSAVDGTNVHQLTRGELQGRQQVKDTFAFIKQVTPGFQDSYVVDIAPSIGIRETRRLVGSYQLTQEDVLECRDFDDTIGVNGWPVEAHVVGDVAFKFAPVDSRGFNQLPYRMLVPQVVGNLLVAGRAASMTQGGQSSGRVTGPCFVMGQAAGTAADLALAGDGTGSGVDVPALQKRLVTEGAYLGTRLPEGITVAVA, encoded by the coding sequence ATGACCAGCAACGACACAGCCGGCCCGAACCGCGCCACCGAGCAGCCGCGGACCCTTCGCGAACCCGCTCGCGACATCCCCATCATCGGCGAGTACGACGTGGTCGTCATCGGCGGCGGCCCCGCCGGCCTCATGGCAGCGACCGCCGCCTCGCGCGCCGGACGCTCGACCCTGCTCATCGAGAAGTACGGCTTTCTCGGCGGTGCCGGCACTATGGGTGGTCTCGCGACCTTCTGCGGCATGCACGCTCGCGCGTACGGCACCGACTTCCAGTCGGTGCACGGCTACGCCGATGAGCTGCTCGATCGGATGCGGGTCATGGATGGCCTGAACGATGTGCACCTATCGGTCGACGATCGGATCCAGGCCCTCTCGTACGACATCTCCGCGCTCAAGATCGCTGCCGACGAACTCGTTGTGGCGGGGGGCACCGAGCTCCTGTTCCACACCTCCGTCGTCGACGTGTCGATGCGTGACGACAGCACGATCGACGCCGTCATCATCGAATCGAAGTCGGGACGCGGTGCGGTGCGCGGCCGGTTCTTCATCGACGGCTCCGGCGATGCGGACATCGCTGCCTGGTCGGGTGCGCCGTTCGAAGTGAGTGAACACCTCATGTACCCCTCACTCATGTTCCGCATCAACGGAGTGCACCCCGCCGAGGCGGGGGAAGCGTGGAAGACCGTCCGTCGTCTCATGGAAGAAGCCGAAGCCACCGGTACGCACTCGTTCCCACGTAAGAAACCGATCGTGCGCCCGCAGCGCAATCCTCTCGAGTGGCGGTCGAACCTCACGCAGCTCTCCAACGAAGACGGCTCAGCCGTCGATGGCACCAACGTGCACCAGTTGACACGAGGAGAGCTCCAGGGCCGTCAGCAGGTGAAGGACACCTTCGCCTTCATCAAACAGGTCACTCCGGGCTTCCAGGACTCGTACGTCGTCGACATCGCCCCGTCGATCGGCATCCGAGAGACCCGGCGCCTCGTCGGCTCCTATCAGCTCACGCAAGAGGATGTGCTGGAGTGCCGTGACTTCGATGACACGATCGGTGTCAACGGGTGGCCCGTCGAGGCGCACGTCGTCGGTGACGTCGCGTTCAAGTTCGCGCCGGTTGACTCGCGCGGGTTCAACCAGCTTCCCTATCGGATGCTGGTGCCACAGGTCGTCGGCAACCTCCTCGTCGCCGGACGCGCAGCTTCGATGACACAGGGCGGCCAATCATCCGGTCGGGTCACCGGCCCGTGCTTCGTCATGGGTCAGGCAGCGGGCACCGCGGCCGACCTCGCACTCGCGGGGGACGGCACGGGTTCGGGTGTCGACGTTCCGGCGCTGCAGAAGCGTCTCGTGACCGAGGGTGCGTACTTGGGGACCCGGCTCCCCGAGGGGATCACCGTCGCCGTCGCCTGA
- a CDS encoding CoA-acylating methylmalonate-semialdehyde dehydrogenase, protein MTNRIPHWIDGARVDTPDRRTSAVFDPATGVQSGSVVLAETADVDAAVRAAALAFPAWRDLSIAGRQTILFRFRELLDARKGELAEIITAEHGKVVSDALGEIARGQEVVEFALGFPEALKGDYSLNASTGVDVYSFRQPIGIAAIISPFNFPAMVPMWFFPVALASGNTVILKPSEKDPSAALWLAALLHEAGLPAGVFNVVQGDKVAVDALLEHPEVASISFVGSTPIARYIYETAAGHGKRVQALGGAKNHMLVLPDADLDQVADAAVNAGFGSAGERCMAISVAVVVEAVADDLIEKVTSRMRPLRIGDGRRDCDMGPLVTREHRDRVASYIDIAAADGAEVVVDGREVEPDGDPNGFWLGPTLLDRVPTTSRAYTDEIFGPVLSIVRVDSYETGVELINASAFGNGAAIFTNDGGAARRFQYEIEAGMIGVNVPIPVPVAYHSFGGWKASAFGDTKAYGREGFRFFTREKAVTTRWPDPSHGGINLGFPQNA, encoded by the coding sequence ATGACCAACCGCATTCCCCACTGGATCGATGGTGCACGCGTCGACACGCCCGACCGCCGTACGAGCGCGGTGTTCGATCCCGCCACCGGCGTACAGAGCGGATCCGTCGTGCTGGCCGAGACCGCCGACGTCGACGCGGCCGTCCGTGCGGCAGCCCTGGCATTCCCCGCCTGGCGCGATCTTTCGATCGCGGGACGGCAGACGATCCTGTTCCGGTTTCGTGAGCTGCTGGATGCACGCAAAGGCGAGCTTGCCGAGATCATCACCGCCGAGCACGGCAAGGTGGTCTCGGATGCTCTCGGTGAGATCGCCCGCGGCCAGGAAGTCGTTGAGTTCGCACTCGGCTTCCCCGAAGCGCTCAAGGGCGACTACTCGCTGAATGCCTCGACAGGCGTCGACGTCTACTCTTTCCGCCAGCCGATCGGCATCGCGGCGATCATCAGCCCGTTCAACTTCCCGGCAATGGTGCCGATGTGGTTCTTCCCCGTGGCCCTCGCGTCCGGCAACACCGTCATCCTCAAACCGAGCGAGAAGGACCCCTCCGCCGCACTCTGGCTCGCCGCGCTGCTGCACGAGGCCGGCCTGCCAGCCGGCGTCTTCAACGTGGTGCAGGGCGACAAGGTGGCCGTAGATGCTCTGCTCGAGCATCCCGAAGTCGCATCGATCTCGTTCGTCGGCTCCACGCCGATCGCGCGCTACATCTACGAGACCGCAGCCGGCCACGGCAAGCGTGTTCAAGCCCTGGGCGGAGCGAAGAACCACATGCTGGTGCTCCCCGATGCCGACCTCGACCAGGTCGCCGACGCAGCGGTCAACGCCGGCTTCGGATCGGCGGGAGAGCGCTGCATGGCAATCTCGGTCGCCGTCGTTGTCGAAGCGGTCGCAGACGACCTCATCGAGAAGGTGACCTCGCGGATGCGTCCTCTGCGCATCGGCGACGGCCGTCGCGACTGCGACATGGGACCGCTGGTGACGCGGGAACATCGCGACCGGGTGGCGTCATACATCGACATCGCTGCAGCGGACGGCGCCGAGGTGGTCGTGGACGGCCGCGAGGTCGAACCCGATGGAGACCCGAACGGATTCTGGCTCGGCCCCACGTTGCTCGATCGTGTGCCCACGACCTCTCGCGCATACACAGATGAAATCTTCGGTCCGGTGCTCTCGATCGTGCGCGTCGACAGTTATGAGACAGGCGTCGAGCTGATCAACGCCAGCGCCTTCGGCAACGGCGCAGCGATCTTCACGAACGACGGCGGTGCCGCTCGTCGGTTCCAGTACGAGATCGAGGCCGGCATGATCGGGGTGAACGTGCCCATCCCCGTGCCGGTGGCCTACCATTCCTTCGGCGGTTGGAAGGCATCCGCCTTCGGCGACACGAAGGCGTATGGTCGCGAGGGTTTCCGCTTCTTCACCCGAGAGAAGGCCGTCACCACGCGTTGGCCCGATCCGAGCCACGGCGGCATCAACCTCGGCTTCCCGCAGAACGCCTAG